The genomic interval tccaaCCCACactgctgcaggactcagccaactgAGCCAACATTTGCCCCCTcgttttgtatttaattatgaGATTCAAATACTTCATTTAGGTGAAAAATTCTGCACTAATTTGTGCCAAGATCATGTACCACCTTTTTTAGTccaaacgcacgcacacatgcacgtacACATGCACGCATGTCATGACACAAATATATAGAATAGATATTGAACCTTCTgaaacacatacagtagacCACTTCTCCATATGTAGTGGATCCATATGTTCCGTGTGCCCCAAACTATTAGACCTTTTGACATTTTGCTGGTGTCTGTCAGTTGACTACTAGAATCCTATTTAACTGCTGTGAATTCAAGCTGAAAACCCCCGCCGTCCTCTGGGATTACGCAAGCTACAAACTTTTCAGAGCCTACAGGCGGTGAGAATTTGATACTCCAAAAGGTAAACTTTGGGTGGAGTATTCCTTTAAAGAGTAATTAACTTGAATGTGCTGGTCCTAATGTGATAACTGACTCAGTGCTTGTGGGGCAGTCATCGTCCCTGAGCAAGATTTGCTGGAATTTTATGGTCAGAAATTAACAGGAAATTCAGACAAACAAAACCACTGAAGACTCCCAGAGCGAGCCAAGAAAAACAATATGCCACTGGCTGCAATTTCTCTAAGTGTCATGCAGCTGTGAAGAACAGaggctctgtgctgctgttaaTTCTCTCTGAAGTCACTGGCTCACATCGTGAGTGTGCTGCCGCGGGGCTTATTTTACCTTTGTGTTCTGATTTTGTTGTGCTTTAACTCAACAGCTATATTTAGCTGCAAGAATTCCCCCAGCTGCGGCGGAAGGCAGGTGGCTGTGGCACCTCTGGCTGAGGAAGGGGAAAGTAGGGgcagaggggggtggggggcggaCTAGTGACATCACTCTGTGAGCTTGTCATGCCAACATCAAGTCCCAGAGGCCCCCTGGGGCAAAAATAATGGAGCGTGAGAGGGCCAGGTGGAGAGCAGAGGAGTCTCCTGACAGTACCGCTGTTCACTTAGCTCCTGTGGTCGCCCTGGCTGCTCCTGTGTGCTCAGATCAAAGGGATGTCTCGTTGCCGTGTGGTCCCTCCATTTGCCCCTCAGCGAGCAGCCGGGGagcctttatttttttccccaagcgGTGACAGCAGCCAGTGATGTTTTAAGTCTGAGCTGATTTCCTTCTTTTTCCCCCTCAACTCACTCGGGTTATTTGACTGTCAGGGAATTTTTCATTGGGATGCAAGGCATGAAAGGTGAGGTGTGGTGGGGGCGGTGTTGGGGGTGTTGCTCAGATGAGTAATTAACCAGTCATTCAAAGTCAAGTGCTCATTTGCAGGTGGAAACTCAGAAATGTGTGGACAAGTCAAATACCAAATCCCGGCACGTCACGCGGCGTTTCCTGGATGAATCCGCTCCTGTTGCATGACAGTCAGGTCGTTGTCCATTGTTTACCGCACCTCTGTCTCAGTTTCCCCCTTTTTGCTACAATTTATCGCACAATGTGTGTGCTAAGGTTGTCTAATGAATGTGATGTATTACAGTGTTTTTCATTCCACTGTACAAAATGTGCTCAACAAAGGAACATTCTTTTGTCTTGCAGAGTCCGTCCTACAGATACTTTTCAACCACTGCTGTCTGATCAGTTTAGATTTGTGGTTATCAATATGTGCGCTGTctggccaaaagtatgtggactcCCCTGTCCACCTCTGTTTTTCATGGTTTGTGCTTAGACCCCTTCAGTTCAAGTGAAAGCAAATCGTAAGTCTTGTGGAAAGCCTTCCCAGAAGTGTGGAGGCTGTCAGCAGAAGACAGCGCATGAATTTATAACAATCGCACATGAGTGAAATGTTCAGATGTCTACATTCTTTTGACATGTATTGTACATTAACACGGAATACAGAAACCTAACAAGAAATCTGAGCACATTTTCCTCGTacatgtgtgtaaatgtgtttacCGTGCGTCCCGCCTCATTGTTGTGTCTGTTCATCGCTGAGCGAGCGTCTGGACGATTCTCTCTGGCGTCGGCGAACTCCCTGGACACCAGCACCCCGAACTCTGCGTCCTCGCTGCAGCCGCCCCACTTCCAGCCCTCGCCGGGGGGTCCCTTGTGATGGGAATCGCAGCCGCACATGGTGGACGTGCCCTCAGCGCAGGAGCGCGTCACCGCAAAGGCCACGCCCGCTGAAGCTATGGCGTGGACAAACGCCGACTCTCTGGTGGCTGAGAGAGACGGATGAAGTcggacagaaagacagaaagagtgGAAAAAAGAGTGTGTCAAGCTCGTGTTAAACACGGACAAGGCAACCTTTACTGCTGCCGACATCCAGACAGAAGTATTGAAAGGGAAACCTCCAGGCAATAACCTTTTAACGCTAACATTTCATCTTTGAGAAGGCACATTTATTCCCAGGTGTTTGCCACTGTGACAACCGAAAAAAGCCTTCGGAAAAGAACTTAACCCTCTCTTAtttttaggggtgggaatcacatgaggcctcacgatacgatatcatcccgatacttatgtcacgatacgatattattgcgattttaaaaatattgcaatattctgcgatatattgcaatgtattcccttttttccaacttcaaatgatgtcccgagaggacaattttgtcaacatctgttttatctaaaaagatacatttctctgtttgttcatcgcacttcaattttattgctgcaaaatgggattgtcaagcagacaaactgaccaacacatatatcataaaagatcgatacttggcgtctgtgtatcgatacagtattgccacgaaaaatatcgtgatactcTGGTATCTACTGGTTCACAGTATTGACCGTAGTAGGATCATCGTCAGCGATGAGGAGGCCCAGACTGCAGGACACATGAAGGAGCCTAACAGCAGAGTCCCTGCAGTGACGTCGGCCCATTGTGGTTGTGTCAGGAGGGCCTAACGCTCAGTGGGATCTCAGTGACCTCCTGTCATCCCTGAGGTGTGCTGCTTTGCATCTGGATAGTGTTTCAGGAATGTTgtcacccccccaccccctaccCGTCCCTGTTCAGAGCCCAAGGCCTTCTGGTGAAATCAAGCAGTGCGTCGgcctgtttctttttattttttttcttttacactgAAGGATGGAGTTACCCCCTCCTTTGAAGGCAACAGCTTATTACGTAACCAGACACCATTGTTTCACAATCACAGCACACTTACCGAGGCTCACCCATTACACTCCACTAGCTGTGTAacagacatacaaacatacacacacacacatacacacacacacacagaggcaagGGGAGCAGTGGCTCGACTTTTCAAGAGCATTGAGCGGCCTGAGTTTTTGACATGCACAGTTGCGTGATCTGAGTTTTTGAAATTTGTACGAACACGACCAGAGAATTAAACCCGTATTTCGCAGACCACAGTGGCCACTAAAGCCAGAAATTCCTCAGCAATTCCACTGCCAATACGTTTTTCAAGAACCGATCAGAATACTTTACAGGCCACAGACTGAGTTTACTGATGCATGGCTGGAGGctagtcttgtgttttccacCCTGAAAGTATCCGTAAGCAAagtcacaaaacaaaaatacctTTTTAATATTAGCCTGTAGGGCAAATTTGATGCCACAAGGCTCAATATTTGTGATGTTTCatgaattatttttatatatttctgaAATTTCTGAGTGTATGAATGCTAATAATTTACAGAGTGAAAGGTCAGATGGATCATCTGATGTGGTCTTTTGTTGTGAAAATGTAATGCAGAtgctgaaatactgtaaatcccaaatatattcagtaatatttgaaaaataataaaaactgaacCCATATGGTCACAGTATGTTATTTTAGATATATCATATTGCATCTAAACAATGAAATACTAACTAGATtcgtgtgtgtctatgtatacTGCATTTCCACTGTTCATTCCTAGTGAAAGGACACAGTTTGGGTCTAAATCCCCAGTGAGTGCTTGCATGATTGGATGACACTCAGTCCCTTAGGTTGGGCATCCCGTGCTCGCCCTGGCAAGCCTAGCTGGGCCCTCCACAACAGGGGCCTGTGAGCCCTGGGCCCCTGGAGCTCTGGCTGTTAGCCATGGCTAGCGCTGCTTCTGCTACCTGCTGGGCCCATCAATCCGCCTTTGTTTCCCTTGTGTCACACTGTATTATCCACACAAAGGGCCCAGCGACTCGCGCCCCCACAGCCCCGCTCTGCCCGGAGCTGGCATTCCCTGAACtccctaacccccccccccctcctctctctctctctctctagccaCCCCTCCGCCAACACCCTCAGCTGAAATCCCATACACCACCCACAGGATCTCAACCCCCCACTTCCTCCAGGCATCCACCCACAGCACCACCGTGGCCAACACACAGCTTAAGGTGGCTGGGGCTGGTGGTTGGTAGCTCTCCCTTCCCCAACTCAAACTCTTCCATTCATCACCCGCAAAGTGAGATgctcttcttccttccttccttccttccttccttcccttccttccttccttccttccttccttccttccttccttccttccttccttccttccttcctttcttccttcctttgcTTCCCTATCCCAAAGCGCACACCCGGGCTAGGTTGGGAGAGATCCCCTTTCAGCCTGTTTTCATGACAGAGTCAAAAGGGCGTGTGAATGGGGCGTCCGTGGGAGCTGGACTGTGTGAGGCGCGCACTGGTCTTCATGCACAGTAGGGGTTGAGCGGAGCCCCCCGGCCCTTTTCTATTGCCTGTAATCTCATTTGGCCTCCCCTCTCCCTTTTTATTTGACTGAGGAGCTTGGACTGCTCACACTGCCCATTGCTGCTCAGATTCCTTCCCCTCTGACACACAGGGTAATTCATTTCCAATCAGCAGcctcactcacaacacacaactCTACCTTTAATAATTAGGGACTGCAATGCCTTAAGCGGGACACCTGTGCCTATTGTCCCTCACTGTCAGGTTTAGTGGGATTGTGTAAAGGACACAGTTAGTGTGGAGATATCTTACAATTAGTATTCTGTGTGTGAAGCGCCTGATGGATGCCTCCAGTATATCAGCTGTACTTGTCAGGTTGTGTTGATAGATTTACCGCGCTGACCAACTTTTATGTATGAGAGTGTAAACACGGTTGGGAAAACCGAAAAGAAGTCACTGAGTCTGAAGACAAATGCGGTACTGAGGGTAAAGATGGATGGAAGTTGAATAATGTGTCAGTGCTTGTACCTGCGCTCATTTCTCACAGCAGCCAGGAAAGGTGTATATTATTGTAATTGCCCTAGTTAGGCGTTTATCAGCAAAAGCCCAGAGAACAGGCAGTGCTAAGCCTTTAGGGTGTATGTTTCATAACAGCTTGCAATAGCCTCAGCCATAGTTTTTTACAGTAGCGAGTTGTTTAGCATAGATCATTTAGATTCTAACATCTTTTGTACCGTAAGCCTCGGATACATATGTacatcgttaaaaaaaaaaaaaatagagatttTTATTTACCTTTATCTAGCACAGGGCCGAAGATGGCCAGGTTGTCCTTGATGGTGGTGCAGTTCCATCGCCGGCCCCTAAACTGGTGCTGGCACTCCTGGATCCCCAGCTTGACTCCTTCTGCGACGCTGGGCATGATCTCTATGTAGTTGCGACAGAAACGCAGCTGCTTGGGCACGAGGCCGGGGATAGAGCCACACAGGATGGGTTGGGAGCCCAGTGACGAGTACTGCTGCCCGAGGGCCAGGGACCTgtgacgcacacagacagagagagagagcatcatTAGGTGAGATCTGCTGGACATAACCACATCTCTGTATCTGTataacattaatatataaaaataactgCAACATGATCAAAAGAGGTTTATCACAGCAACCAAACACCTAAGAGGCCATCACTGCAAATAAAAATTAGGTTAAATTTAACTCAATTTAGTTAAATAGAACATCATTTTTTAAAGAACATTTAATTTTCTTTGCTTATTAGGGTTTATATTGAATTGTTTAATACCGGCTAAAAGTATTTGAAGcacaaaaaaagtattgaaaGCTGACATTGAAATGTCTGGTCAGattagtaataataaaataaactttatttttccaGAGGGATGTACATTCTTTGGCCAGACAGTTCCTGATTAATATCAAGATTTTGCCCATTTTTGCCAACTTTATTTAGTCATTATTGTATATAATAGTAAGTCATGCACTGCTGCTTTCGTTTAGACaacatttaacaaaaaggtTTTACGTATCTCTTAAAGTA from Perca fluviatilis chromosome 21, GENO_Pfluv_1.0, whole genome shotgun sequence carries:
- the LOC120551288 gene encoding LOW QUALITY PROTEIN: proto-oncogene Wnt-3-like (The sequence of the model RefSeq protein was modified relative to this genomic sequence to represent the inferred CDS: inserted 1 base in 1 codon); translated protein: MDLYLIGYLMCVWLSSSRVLGGYPIWWSLALGQQYSSLGSQPILCGSIPGLVPKQLRFCRNYIEIMPSVAEGVKLGIQECQHQFRGRRWNCTTIKDNLAIFGPVLDKATRESAFVHAIASAGVAFAVTRSCAEGTSTMCGCDSHHKGPPGEGWKWGGCSEDAEFGVLVSREFADARENRPDARSAMNRHNNEAGRTTILDHMHLRCKCHGLSGGELRDESQAMVRKAATVRCWADXLRKYNFFKHPTERDLVYYEGSPNFCEPNPETGSFGTRDRACNVSSHGIEGCDLLCCGRGHNTRTEKRKEKCHCIFHWCCYVSCQECVRVYDVHTCK